The following are encoded together in the Peromyscus leucopus breed LL Stock chromosome 1, UCI_PerLeu_2.1, whole genome shotgun sequence genome:
- the Prx gene encoding periaxin isoform X2 — protein MEARSRSAEELRRAELVEIIVETEAQTGVSGINVAGGGKEGIFVRELREDSPAARSLSLQEGDQLLSARVFFENFKYEDALRLLQCAEPYKVSFCLKRTVPTGDLALRPGTVSGFEMKGPRAKVAKLNIQSLSPVKKKKMVPGALGTPADLAPVDVEFSLPKFSRLRRGLKIEAAKGPVPAAPARRRLQLPRLRVREVAEEAQVARMAAAAPPPRKAKAEAEVATGAGFTAPKIELVGPRLPSAEVGVPQVSTESAGGFALHLPTLGLGAPAAPAVEPPATGIQVPQVELPTLPSLPPLPTLPCLDTQEGAAVVKVPTLDVAAPSVGVDLALPGTEVEAQGEVPEVALKMPRLSFPRFGVRGKEATEAKEVKGSPEAKAKGPRLRMPTFGLSLLEPRPSGPEAVAESKLKLPTLKMPSFGIGVAGPEVKAPKGPEVKLPKVPDVKLPKVPEAAIPDVRLPEVQLPKMSEVKLPKIPEMAVPEVHLPEVQLPKVPEMKVPEMKLPKVPEMAVPDVHLPDVQLPKVPEMKLPEMKLPKVPEMAVPDVHLPDVQLPKVPEMKLPEMKLPKMPEMAVPDVRLPEVQLPKVSEMKLPKMPEMAVPDVRLPEVQLPKVSEMKLPKMPEMAVPDVRLPEVQLPKVSEIKVPDVKLPEMKLPEIKLPKVPEMAVPDVHLPELQLPKVSDIRLPELQVSQVPEVQLPKVPEMKLSMVPEVQRKAAGAEQAEGTEFSFKLPKMTMPKLGKVGKPSEAGLEVPGKLMTLPCLQPEVGSEVARVGVPSLSLPSVELDLPGALGLEGQVQEGKVEKPEGPRVAAGVGELGFRVPSVEIVTPQLPTVEVEKEQLEMVEMKVKPTSKFSLPKFGLSGPKVAKAEVERPGRATKLKVSKFAISLPKTRAGAEAEAKGAGEAGLLPALDLSIPQLSLDAHLPSGKVEVAGAESKAKGPRFALPKFGVKGRDSEAEVLMAGEAELEGKGRGWDGKVRMPRLKMPSFGLSRGKEAEVEDGRVSPGGKLEATAVQLKIPEVELVTPGAQEAGGVASAARPSGLQVSTTKVVAEGQEGVLRVPTLGISLPQVELASFREAGTEITAPSAEGTAGSVRPELPGTQVAGGDLLVGEGIFKMPTVTVPQLELDVGLSHEAQAGEAAKGEGALKLTLPTLGAGGRGEGPEHQDPAAQRTFQLSLPDVELTSPVSSHAEYRVAEGDGDAGPKLKVRLPLFGLVRAKEGIEVGEKAKSPKLRLPRVGFSQSESVSGEGSPSPEEEEEGGGEGASGHRGRVRVRLPRVGLASPSKVSKGQEGETTSKSPVGEKSPKFRFPRVSLSPKARSGSRDREEGGFRVRLPSVGFSETAAPGSTRIEGTQAVAM, from the exons GGGACCAGCTGCTGAGTGCGCGCGTCTTCTTTGAGAACTTCAAGTATGAGGATGCGCTTCGCCTGTTGCAATGCGCCGAGCCCTACAAGGTCTCCTTCTGCCTGAAGCGCACTGTGCCCACGGGGGACCTGGCGCTGCGGCCCGGGACGGTGTCTGGCTTCGAGATGAAGGGCCCGCGGGCCAAAGTGGCCAAGCTG aaCATCCAGAGTCTGTCCcctgtgaagaagaagaagatggtgCCGGGGGCCCTGGGGACCCCTGCAGATTTGGCCCCTGTCGACGTCGAGTTCTCCCTACCCAAGTTCTCCCGACTGCGTCGGGGTCTCAAAATCGAGGCTGCCAAGGGACCTGTCCCAGCGGCCCCTGCCCGTCGTCGTCTCCAGCTGCCCCGGCTACGCGTCCGAGAAGTGGCTGAAGAGGCCCAGGTCGCCCGAATGGCGGCTGCTGCTCCTCCCCCGAGGAAGGCCAAGGCAGAGGCTGAGGTAGCCACAGGAGCTGGGTTCACGGCCCCTAAGATAGAGCTAGTTGGGCCCCGGCTGCCAAGTGCTGAGGTGGGCGTTCCTCAGGTGTCAACAGAGTCAGCCGGCGGCTTTGCCCTTCACCTGCCAACCCTTGGGTTAGGAGCCCCAGCTGCaccagctgtggagcccccagcCACAGGAATCCAGGTTCCACAAGTGGAgctccccaccctgccctcttTACCCCCTCTCCCCACACTTCCATGCCTGGACACCCAGGAAGGGGCTGCAGTGGTGAAGGTCCCCACCCTGGATGTGGCAGCACCTTCCGTGGGAGTGGACCTGGCTTTGCCGGGTACAGAAGTGGAGGCCCAGGGAGAGGTACCTGAGGTGGCCCTGAAGATGCCCCGCCTCAGTTTCCCCCGCTTTGGGGTTCGAGGGAAGGAAGCTACTGAAGCCAAGGAGGTCAAGGGAAGCCCTGAGGCCAAAGCAAAGGGTCCCAGACTTCGAATGCCCACCTTTGGGCTTTCTCTCCTGGAGCCCCGGCCCTCTGGCCCCGAAGCTGTCGCCGAGAGCAAGCTGAAGCTCCCCACCCTCaagatgccctcttttggcattGGGGTGGCTGGGCCTGAGGTCAAGGCACCCAAAGGGCCCGAAGTGAAGCTCCCCAAGGTTCCTGATGTCAAACTCCCAAAAGTGCCTGAGGCAGCCATTCCAGATGTGCGACTCCCCGAGGTTCAGCTGCCCAAAATGTCAGAGGTGAAACTTCCAAAGATCCCTGAGATGGCCGTACCTGAGGTTCACCTTCCAGAAGTGCAGCTGCCCAAAGTCCCGGAGATGAAAGTCCCGGAGATGAAGCTCCCGAAGGTGCCTGAGATGGCTGTGCCTGATGTTCACCTTCCAGATGTACAGCTTCCAAAAGTTCCCGAAATGAAGCTCCCAGAGATGAAGCTCCCGAAGGTGCCTGAGATGGCTGTGCCTGATGTTCACCTTCCAGATGTACAGCTTCCAAAAGTTCCTGAAATGAAGCTCCCAGAGATGAAGCTCCCAAAGATGCCCGAGATGGCAGTGCCTG ATGTTCGACTTCCAGAAGTGCAGCTGCCCAAAGTGTCAGAGATGAAGCTCCCAAAGATGCCCGAGATGGCAGTGCCTGATGTTCGACTTCCAGAAGTTCAGCTGCCCAAAGTGTCAGAGATGAAGCTCCCAAAGATGCCAGAGATGGCAGTGCCTGATGTTCGACTTCCAGAAGTGCAGCTGCCCAAAGTGTCAGAGATCAAAGTGCCTGATGTGAAACTTCCTGAAATGAAGCTTCCAGAAATAAAGCTCCCCAAAGTGCCTGAGATGGCGGTACCTGATGTCCACCTCCCCGAGCTGCAGCTGCCCAAAGTGTCAGACATTCGGCTGCCCGAACTTCAAGTGTCACAGGTCCCAGAGGTGCAGCTTCCCAAGGTACCAGAGATGAAGTTGTCCATGGTCCCTGAGGTTCAGAGAAAAGCGGCAGGGGCGGAACAGGCAGAAGGGACTGAATTTAGTTTCAAGTTGCCCAAGATGACCATGCCCAAGTTGGGGAAGGTGGGCAAGCCCAGTGAGGCAGGTCTTGAGGTTCCAGGTAAACTCATGACACTTCCCTGTTTGCAGCCAGAGGTGGGCAGTGAGGTGGCCCGTGTTGgtgtcccttccctctctctgccctctgtggAGCTTGACTTGCCTGGGGCCCTGGGCCTGGAAGGACAAGTCCAAGAAGGCAAAGTGGAGAAGCCAGAGGGCCCCAGGGTGGCAGCAGGTGTTGGAGAGCTGGGTTTCCGGGTGCCCTCTGTGGAGATTGTAACTCCACAGCTGCCCACGGTTGAAGTGGAGAAAGAGCAGCTAGAGATGGTAGAAATGAAAGTCAAACCCACTTCCAAGTTCTCTCTGCCCAAATTTGGACTTTCGGGGCCCAAAGTGGCaaaggcagaggtggagaggCCTGGGCGAGCCACCAAGCTGAAGGTGTCCAAGTTTGCCATCTCACTCCCCAAGACTCGAGCGGGGGCCGAAGCGGAAGCAAAGGGGGCTGGGGAAGCAGGGCTGCTGCCTGCCCTGGACCTGTCCATCCCACAGCTCAGCCTGGATGCCCATCTGCCCTCAGGCAAAGTGGAGGTAGCAGGGGCTGAGAGCAAGGCCAAAGGGCCCAGGTTTGCTCTGCCCAAGTTTGGGGTGAAAGGCCGGGACTCTGAGGCTGAAGTACTAATGGCGGGGGAGGCTGAGCTTGAGGGAAAGGGCCGGGGCTGGGACGGGAAGGTGAGGATGCCGAGGCTGAAGATGCCATCTTTTGGGCTGTCCCgagggaaggaagcagaagtgGAGGATGGGCGTGTTAGCCCTGGGGGAAAACTGGAGGCCACAGCTGTACAGCTTAAGATCCCAGAGGTGGAACTGGTCACACCAggagctcaggaggcagggggCGTGGCCAGTGCAGCGAGACCGTCAGGCCTGCAGGTGTCCACCACTAAGGTGGTCGCAGAGGGCCAGGAGGGAGTGCTGAGGGTGCCCACCCTGGGCATCTCACTGCCCCAGGTAGAACTGGCCAGCTTCCGGGAGGCAGGCACTGAGATCACAGCCCCTTCTGCAGAGGGCACAGCAGGCTCGGTGAGGCCGGAGCTGCCTGGCACCCAGGTGGCAGGTGGTGATCTGTTAGTGGGGGAGGGCATCTTCAAGATGCCCACAGTGACAGTGCCCCAGCTAGAGCTGGATGTGGGGCTGAGCCACGAGGCCCAGGCTGGTGAGGCAGCAAAGGGTGAGGGTGCGTTGAAGCTGACGTTGCCCACGCtaggagcaggaggcagaggagagggtcCTGAGCACCAGGACCCCGCGGCCCAGCGCACCTTCCAGCTCTCGTTGCCTGACGTGGAACTCACTTCACCAGTGAGTAGCCACGCCGAGTACAGAGTGGCAGAGGGTGATGGAGATGCTGGACCCAAACTCAAGGTTCGGCTGCCCCTGTTTGGCCTGGTGAGGGCTAAGGAAGGAATAGAAGTTGGAGAAAAGGCTAAGAGTCCGAAGCTCAGGCTGCCCAGAGTGGGTTTCAGCCAAAGTGAGTCGGTCTCTGGAGAAGGCTCTCCAAgccctgaggaggaggaagagggtggcGGGGAAGGGGCTTCAGGTCACCGGGGTCGGGTCAGGGTCCGATTACCTCGTGTAGGCTTGGCTTCCCCTTCTAAGGTCTCTAAGGG
- the Prx gene encoding periaxin isoform X1, producing MEARSRSAEELRRAELVEIIVETEAQTGVSGINVAGGGKEGIFVRELREDSPAARSLSLQEGDQLLSARVFFENFKYEDALRLLQCAEPYKVSFCLKRTVPTGDLALRPGTVSGFEMKGPRAKVAKLNIQSLSPVKKKKMVPGALGTPADLAPVDVEFSLPKFSRLRRGLKIEAAKGPVPAAPARRRLQLPRLRVREVAEEAQVARMAAAAPPPRKAKAEAEVATGAGFTAPKIELVGPRLPSAEVGVPQVSTESAGGFALHLPTLGLGAPAAPAVEPPATGIQVPQVELPTLPSLPPLPTLPCLDTQEGAAVVKVPTLDVAAPSVGVDLALPGTEVEAQGEVPEVALKMPRLSFPRFGVRGKEATEAKEVKGSPEAKAKGPRLRMPTFGLSLLEPRPSGPEAVAESKLKLPTLKMPSFGIGVAGPEVKAPKGPEVKLPKVPDVKLPKVPEAAIPDVRLPEVQLPKMSEVKLPKIPEMAVPEVHLPEVQLPKVPEMKVPEMKLPKVPEMAVPDVHLPDVQLPKVPEMKLPEMKLPKVPEMAVPDVHLPDVQLPKVPEMKLPEMKLPKMPEMAVPDVRLPEVQLPKVSEMKLPKMPEMAVPDVRLPEVQLPKVSEMKLPKMPEMAVPDVRLPEVQLPKVSEMKLPKMPEMAVPDVRLPEVQLPKVSEIKVPDVKLPEMKLPEIKLPKVPEMAVPDVHLPELQLPKVSDIRLPELQVSQVPEVQLPKVPEMKLSMVPEVQRKAAGAEQAEGTEFSFKLPKMTMPKLGKVGKPSEAGLEVPGKLMTLPCLQPEVGSEVARVGVPSLSLPSVELDLPGALGLEGQVQEGKVEKPEGPRVAAGVGELGFRVPSVEIVTPQLPTVEVEKEQLEMVEMKVKPTSKFSLPKFGLSGPKVAKAEVERPGRATKLKVSKFAISLPKTRAGAEAEAKGAGEAGLLPALDLSIPQLSLDAHLPSGKVEVAGAESKAKGPRFALPKFGVKGRDSEAEVLMAGEAELEGKGRGWDGKVRMPRLKMPSFGLSRGKEAEVEDGRVSPGGKLEATAVQLKIPEVELVTPGAQEAGGVASAARPSGLQVSTTKVVAEGQEGVLRVPTLGISLPQVELASFREAGTEITAPSAEGTAGSVRPELPGTQVAGGDLLVGEGIFKMPTVTVPQLELDVGLSHEAQAGEAAKGEGALKLTLPTLGAGGRGEGPEHQDPAAQRTFQLSLPDVELTSPVSSHAEYRVAEGDGDAGPKLKVRLPLFGLVRAKEGIEVGEKAKSPKLRLPRVGFSQSESVSGEGSPSPEEEEEGGGEGASGHRGRVRVRLPRVGLASPSKVSKGQEGETTSKSPVGEKSPKFRFPRVSLSPKARSGSRDREEGGFRVRLPSVGFSETAAPGSTRIEGTQAVAM from the exons GGGACCAGCTGCTGAGTGCGCGCGTCTTCTTTGAGAACTTCAAGTATGAGGATGCGCTTCGCCTGTTGCAATGCGCCGAGCCCTACAAGGTCTCCTTCTGCCTGAAGCGCACTGTGCCCACGGGGGACCTGGCGCTGCGGCCCGGGACGGTGTCTGGCTTCGAGATGAAGGGCCCGCGGGCCAAAGTGGCCAAGCTG aaCATCCAGAGTCTGTCCcctgtgaagaagaagaagatggtgCCGGGGGCCCTGGGGACCCCTGCAGATTTGGCCCCTGTCGACGTCGAGTTCTCCCTACCCAAGTTCTCCCGACTGCGTCGGGGTCTCAAAATCGAGGCTGCCAAGGGACCTGTCCCAGCGGCCCCTGCCCGTCGTCGTCTCCAGCTGCCCCGGCTACGCGTCCGAGAAGTGGCTGAAGAGGCCCAGGTCGCCCGAATGGCGGCTGCTGCTCCTCCCCCGAGGAAGGCCAAGGCAGAGGCTGAGGTAGCCACAGGAGCTGGGTTCACGGCCCCTAAGATAGAGCTAGTTGGGCCCCGGCTGCCAAGTGCTGAGGTGGGCGTTCCTCAGGTGTCAACAGAGTCAGCCGGCGGCTTTGCCCTTCACCTGCCAACCCTTGGGTTAGGAGCCCCAGCTGCaccagctgtggagcccccagcCACAGGAATCCAGGTTCCACAAGTGGAgctccccaccctgccctcttTACCCCCTCTCCCCACACTTCCATGCCTGGACACCCAGGAAGGGGCTGCAGTGGTGAAGGTCCCCACCCTGGATGTGGCAGCACCTTCCGTGGGAGTGGACCTGGCTTTGCCGGGTACAGAAGTGGAGGCCCAGGGAGAGGTACCTGAGGTGGCCCTGAAGATGCCCCGCCTCAGTTTCCCCCGCTTTGGGGTTCGAGGGAAGGAAGCTACTGAAGCCAAGGAGGTCAAGGGAAGCCCTGAGGCCAAAGCAAAGGGTCCCAGACTTCGAATGCCCACCTTTGGGCTTTCTCTCCTGGAGCCCCGGCCCTCTGGCCCCGAAGCTGTCGCCGAGAGCAAGCTGAAGCTCCCCACCCTCaagatgccctcttttggcattGGGGTGGCTGGGCCTGAGGTCAAGGCACCCAAAGGGCCCGAAGTGAAGCTCCCCAAGGTTCCTGATGTCAAACTCCCAAAAGTGCCTGAGGCAGCCATTCCAGATGTGCGACTCCCCGAGGTTCAGCTGCCCAAAATGTCAGAGGTGAAACTTCCAAAGATCCCTGAGATGGCCGTACCTGAGGTTCACCTTCCAGAAGTGCAGCTGCCCAAAGTCCCGGAGATGAAAGTCCCGGAGATGAAGCTCCCGAAGGTGCCTGAGATGGCTGTGCCTGATGTTCACCTTCCAGATGTACAGCTTCCAAAAGTTCCCGAAATGAAGCTCCCAGAGATGAAGCTCCCGAAGGTGCCTGAGATGGCTGTGCCTGATGTTCACCTTCCAGATGTACAGCTTCCAAAAGTTCCTGAAATGAAGCTCCCAGAGATGAAGCTCCCAAAGATGCCCGAGATGGCAGTGCCTGATGTTCGACTTCCAGAAGTGCAGCTGCCCAAAGTGTCAGAGATGAAGCTCCCAAAGATGCCGGAGATGGCAGTGCCAGATGTTCGACTTCCAGAAGTGCAGCTGCCCAAAGTGTCAGAGATGAAGCTCCCAAAGATGCCCGAGATGGCAGTGCCTGATGTTCGACTTCCAGAAGTTCAGCTGCCCAAAGTGTCAGAGATGAAGCTCCCAAAGATGCCAGAGATGGCAGTGCCTGATGTTCGACTTCCAGAAGTGCAGCTGCCCAAAGTGTCAGAGATCAAAGTGCCTGATGTGAAACTTCCTGAAATGAAGCTTCCAGAAATAAAGCTCCCCAAAGTGCCTGAGATGGCGGTACCTGATGTCCACCTCCCCGAGCTGCAGCTGCCCAAAGTGTCAGACATTCGGCTGCCCGAACTTCAAGTGTCACAGGTCCCAGAGGTGCAGCTTCCCAAGGTACCAGAGATGAAGTTGTCCATGGTCCCTGAGGTTCAGAGAAAAGCGGCAGGGGCGGAACAGGCAGAAGGGACTGAATTTAGTTTCAAGTTGCCCAAGATGACCATGCCCAAGTTGGGGAAGGTGGGCAAGCCCAGTGAGGCAGGTCTTGAGGTTCCAGGTAAACTCATGACACTTCCCTGTTTGCAGCCAGAGGTGGGCAGTGAGGTGGCCCGTGTTGgtgtcccttccctctctctgccctctgtggAGCTTGACTTGCCTGGGGCCCTGGGCCTGGAAGGACAAGTCCAAGAAGGCAAAGTGGAGAAGCCAGAGGGCCCCAGGGTGGCAGCAGGTGTTGGAGAGCTGGGTTTCCGGGTGCCCTCTGTGGAGATTGTAACTCCACAGCTGCCCACGGTTGAAGTGGAGAAAGAGCAGCTAGAGATGGTAGAAATGAAAGTCAAACCCACTTCCAAGTTCTCTCTGCCCAAATTTGGACTTTCGGGGCCCAAAGTGGCaaaggcagaggtggagaggCCTGGGCGAGCCACCAAGCTGAAGGTGTCCAAGTTTGCCATCTCACTCCCCAAGACTCGAGCGGGGGCCGAAGCGGAAGCAAAGGGGGCTGGGGAAGCAGGGCTGCTGCCTGCCCTGGACCTGTCCATCCCACAGCTCAGCCTGGATGCCCATCTGCCCTCAGGCAAAGTGGAGGTAGCAGGGGCTGAGAGCAAGGCCAAAGGGCCCAGGTTTGCTCTGCCCAAGTTTGGGGTGAAAGGCCGGGACTCTGAGGCTGAAGTACTAATGGCGGGGGAGGCTGAGCTTGAGGGAAAGGGCCGGGGCTGGGACGGGAAGGTGAGGATGCCGAGGCTGAAGATGCCATCTTTTGGGCTGTCCCgagggaaggaagcagaagtgGAGGATGGGCGTGTTAGCCCTGGGGGAAAACTGGAGGCCACAGCTGTACAGCTTAAGATCCCAGAGGTGGAACTGGTCACACCAggagctcaggaggcagggggCGTGGCCAGTGCAGCGAGACCGTCAGGCCTGCAGGTGTCCACCACTAAGGTGGTCGCAGAGGGCCAGGAGGGAGTGCTGAGGGTGCCCACCCTGGGCATCTCACTGCCCCAGGTAGAACTGGCCAGCTTCCGGGAGGCAGGCACTGAGATCACAGCCCCTTCTGCAGAGGGCACAGCAGGCTCGGTGAGGCCGGAGCTGCCTGGCACCCAGGTGGCAGGTGGTGATCTGTTAGTGGGGGAGGGCATCTTCAAGATGCCCACAGTGACAGTGCCCCAGCTAGAGCTGGATGTGGGGCTGAGCCACGAGGCCCAGGCTGGTGAGGCAGCAAAGGGTGAGGGTGCGTTGAAGCTGACGTTGCCCACGCtaggagcaggaggcagaggagagggtcCTGAGCACCAGGACCCCGCGGCCCAGCGCACCTTCCAGCTCTCGTTGCCTGACGTGGAACTCACTTCACCAGTGAGTAGCCACGCCGAGTACAGAGTGGCAGAGGGTGATGGAGATGCTGGACCCAAACTCAAGGTTCGGCTGCCCCTGTTTGGCCTGGTGAGGGCTAAGGAAGGAATAGAAGTTGGAGAAAAGGCTAAGAGTCCGAAGCTCAGGCTGCCCAGAGTGGGTTTCAGCCAAAGTGAGTCGGTCTCTGGAGAAGGCTCTCCAAgccctgaggaggaggaagagggtggcGGGGAAGGGGCTTCAGGTCACCGGGGTCGGGTCAGGGTCCGATTACCTCGTGTAGGCTTGGCTTCCCCTTCTAAGGTCTCTAAGGG